The genomic stretch GCCTCTCAGGGTTCAGTATCTCAATCTGGATTGCCAAATTCTGCACTACCTCAGACAAACACTTGCTATCCTCACGGGTTGACAAGTGGAACAAGCTATATTGGTTATGGTGGAATATATCCCCAAGCAACGCCTTTGCAACAAGTTGCTTTAGCCCTTAAGCACACGACTTCACCAGTTACTGCTACAATTTCTCCTGCTATCACAACAACAAGCACAAGCATAAACGTTCCCAAAGACGGAAGTTTCAGGAGTTGCCTGTTGCTGCAAAAGGCCATGCAAGCATAAACCAGGTATCACCTTTTCTGCTAACTACAGTAATGTAGGGGGAATGCAAGGCATTTACTTGTCCAAAGCTTCACTGTAATAGGTTGATAATATCAATGGCTGCAGTTACTTTCACCACTGCATTTTGTCAGTAGCTTTTCTAGACTAGCTTATGTTTTGTGTCTCGACTCTCAAGTCAAATATGTAAAATACATGATTTGGAATAAAACTTTCCTTACTTTTGAATTTGGCCCTATcatgtgttgttttcttctaatCTGTATTACTTCTTATTCCAGGTATTTTCACTGACCTTCTATGAAGCTTACAGGCAGATACTGGACCTCTATATTGGAGATTTGCATGTTTCACAGGGTGCTAAATTGACATGGCATGTGATACTTTATGCAGTTCCATTGCATCTTTCTGGTGCTGGTCGAGATTCTGCTTATTGGTTAATATCTATTTATGGCATCTGAATGGAATGATCAGCTGTTTCTGCTACTTTTCGAAAAAAATATATTGGAAGTCAAGTTCCCTATTGTTTTCTGTAGTTGCCTGGAAATAAAAACTATCGATAGAGTAGTGCTCTAGCTTTTCTTATAAACCAGTCATCATGTTTCAAAACCATGTTTGGAGTATCTTCTGTTACTTGTCCCCCCATGTATACCTCGGTGTGCGTATAAAGAGTGCATTCCTTCTTTAGTCTAGAAGCTTGAACAGTTGCTGAGTTTTCCCATTTcctatatttatatttgaggCAGAAATTCTGGTTTATACTTGCATTGCTATTTGTGTACTTGGTTTATGACACCTTATATTTGCTAAATTGAGGGATATGTTGTAATATGCTTTCCCAGAAGAAAATACAGGGATCCGAATTTCCCCTGCCACTTGAACTAACTTCACATGTAGGTGTAAGAGAAATTTCAGCTGTTCGAGATTCTAAGAATTCATCATCTTCTCAaacgccgccgcctcctcctcttcctaagAGTTTACTGCCACCTCCTCCCCCACCAAAGTTCGACTCAACACCGCAACTGCATGTAAACAGCCATGAGACCCACAGATCTACACATGAAACTGTCCCTGGtaactatcatttttaattgCTTTTATCTTTATCATCTTAGTTATCATATTTCCAAGATTGTATAGCTTCTTTTTATACATCTGTTTTTATTATCATTTCATCTCTTTTCCTCTAATATGATGCTAGATACTCTAATCAACTTAATGGAATAtggagatgatgatgatgataatgatgACAGACAATGAAGACCTCTGAGAGAGACGCCACACGAGGTGTTAAAAAGTTCCCCTCCCAAACCAAAACCTTTCTGGGCTGTTTGAAGTGGGATTCGATCCATGACTGCAGCAGTCATATGGTCCACTGGACTACATTCTCCTTTTTTAAGTGATGCAGACTGACTAAGGATACGTTGCTTGCCGGCCAGACCAAAAACTTTTATGGGCCGGTGTGAGGGTCACTGTTTAAAATTGGTTAATTTATACGCATCTCCTGAAACGTACATGGATCTCATGGACAAGCCAGGGAATGTGCAACTGGTTCACACCCACTGTTGAATTTTGGCTGTTTGTATAAGGAAAATTCAGATGAGTAAATTTCACAACGAAAAATGGAGTTATATAATGATTTTGTTGATATACAGAACAATTAGTAAcacgtttttctttttgaagTGTTTCATTCAAAGTGAACTATTTTTAAATAGAAatatcactcttactttattctctcttatatCCCTTCATTTCAAGATAGTTGAATTGTATTTCTTTTCGAGATGTCCTTTactctctttttctctcatgctactttatttttctcttataGTACTTAATTTTCTACAATTTAACATTTAACACATTCATTGTTTAAATCATACTCCTATTTCCTAAAGAAATACTGCAACTACCTTGCAATGAAGAGAGTACTACTTCGAAAAGATAAGATGATATTCATATTAAGATCGAAATTGAGATTGGAATTAACACCAACATACTAAAAAAACACTTTACTCGCAAGTTTTAAAGTCATTACACAAGTCACATGGAGTAGAATTCAAAGTAATCACGgcattaaaaaatactatgagGTATAACCCAAGAATCCGAGAAGATTTCTCCTTAAAGATGAGAAGGAAAACCTACACATTGAGAAaaataatccacttaaaactcAAAACAAGTCGTCAAACACCTTGCAACAAGTCTGCCGAAATGGGAATGAAGCATATATGATGGCACCCGAGTATTGGGGACACAAGAAAGTGAAAAATTTCAACTTATTTCCACATTATGAGACAGCCACTCCTACAATTATTGGTGGCGTCTTCATTTCTGAGTGTTGGCATAATCACTGGGCTCCTCATTGTCCTCCTTACGGAAACTGTCCTGCCCAAAACCTTCGTCTCCAGCTTCTGTTTGACCACCCACTGCTTCGGGAATTTCACCAGCACCTCCAGTTGTCCCAAAATCTGAGAAGGAAGAAAAGCCAGTTTGTCCGCTAGAGCTGTAGTTTCCATCAGCTTGTACAGAgttaccaccaccaccaaaggCACCTTCTCCTCCACTAGGGTAGTTACCAGAACCACCGAATCCACCACTTTGACTAAGATATAGGTTGCCACCATCATATCCACCTCCACCACTTTGGTATCCTCCACGCCCATAGTTACCACCCTGTCCACCTCCGTAACCCCCACCACCAGAATATCCACCTCCACCATATCCCCCACCTCCATAACCCCCACCTCCATAAcccccacctccaccaccatATCCGCCTCCAAAACCACCACCACGAGGTTTTTCAGTAGCATAATTCACCCTAACCCTTCGTCCATGTAGATCCTGGAAGGTTCATCATTAGTTTCACAATTCCATGCACATAAGATCAGATTAGCTCAAGTTTATCCATCTTAGTCCTGAACTGATAATATTACATTCAGCTTCCAGAACACTAAGTAAAACCAAAACAACCTTTAGGCATACTTAATGTCCATACATGTATTTTACTAATATACAAGAAATGTCAACTAGGAAAGCAATCTAAGATAACCTACTAAAAACAACATGGAAGGTAAAAATCTTTTATCAGATAAAGATAGCTTCAGTTACCATTAATTCAACACAGATAACTACTAAGAATTCTAGAGAGTGCAATACATCTTAGTGAATGGTTAAAAAAAACAGAGCTAAGTACCTGGCCATCAAATGCCTGAATGGCGCTACTAGCGGCCTCAGTTGAAGTGAAGGTAATAAAGCCGAATCCTCGGGATCTACCAGTCTCACGGTCTAGAATAACTCTAGCTgcaatattgaaaaaaaaaggtttACAAAAGTTGAATTTGTAAAAACGAAATGTCAAGACAATGCCGCTACATGGAGCTTCTGCATACAATAAAAAGAGTCCATCACACTAAAGTAATTCAATTGATAAAATAGTGTATTTACCACCACAAATGTTCTTATTCAGTAAAACTTCATAAATATACGTAGCAAGCTTACCAAGTAAAATGAATATGTACACGAGTCATGAGTACATCAAGTTTACTAGGAAGACAGTACCTTCGACCACTTCTCCATACTGGGAAAAAGCTTCTTGTAAACTAGTGTCATCAGTGCTATATGAGAGACCTGTGATGATATATGGAATTTCATAAAAGAAGACTTAGGAAAAAAGTTCATCACAGAAAATACAACTATTGTACCTCCAACAAAGAGCTTTGCAGAGGTAGACATGCTCCTCACTGCCTGAAAAATCAAGGCACTCGGAGCCAGATATTGTGAACTAACATGCTTGCTGACAGcttgttttagaacattgcccACTCTGTTCAGAAATGCCATTGTCTAACCtaaaaaaaagaacaagaacAGAAATAGAATAAGGAAAGGAAAGTACACATGACAAATGAATATATGTTCATTTAATCATTCACCAACAAGTATAATAAAAAGAAGCtctgttgattttttttcttaatttgttaTAACCTGCAGTTGTGGAACTAAGTGATTCAATAGTCGAGATCATTAACAGAGTAGACAGTGAATCAACCAAAACTATTTAACAATTTACATATAATCTTACAATTTTCTGAAACTTCATTCAAAATAGCCAAAAAAATAGTCTTTGGATCTTACACAGGCAATCTAGAGTTGAATATACAACTTCAATTGTAATAGTATCAAGTTTATTTAGAACAAATTCAGATCCCTTATTCAGGAACAGAAAGGAGAAGAATAACAGGGAGACCAGGAAGcactttttttgtgtgtgtttataAACACATTCCATtagaaatcaataaaaaaaatcgaaatctAACCATAAAAATGCAGTTTCCTCAAAATTAGTCAACCATACATGCTCACACTGCCATAGcacaaaaaaatgcataaaagTACACTCCACTTACACAATCATACATTTCCACATATCTAaaacgagaaacacaaaaaacaaTAGCCCTAGATTGGACGATTGGCCATAAACAAAATTCCCAAATTTTTAGGATCAGAAATAATTCATACAAAATCGCAAACCCTAAGACCTCGTCCGCGTGAGAAACGAATATTCGAGAGGCAAATCGTCTGTGAATCAACAAAGGATAGTGAACTGTgacaaaaattatgaaaaaggGGTGCAGGATTTTACCTGAGAGATGCAGAAAATGAAGAACAGCTTCGAGTGTCTGCTACTTCGCAAATCGCACAAGGGTTTTAGCCTTGTTAGCTGTAATCTTGTGTGAGAGAGTGTACACCCATACAATGTGCCGTTTCAATCGGGCCGTTGGATTACCGAAAATATGTTTTCGACTCTAcgatatggagtactattactTGGCGGTGTAAACGTCTTTGATTTATGAATGTTCAATTtgtttcggaaaataaaaaatgttttctaaaaaaattatgcTCCTATTAGCCTGCGGTCCGCAAAAATATTTTGTTCCATTTTGACTAGGCTTGGATTTAAAATATGTAGAGAAATACAAGTGTAAAAAAATGTGTAATGAAATTGTCCTCGcatatcaaaataaatttttttgtctTCGCTCACACACCCCCGGATAAAAATTCGTAGAACTAGAGGGTCATCCATCACATAATTAACTTTTGCTAAGCACATTAATCTTAGAGTTCTTATAAGATAGATGTCGGGAAAGAAAATGTATCTTGTTATTATGAGTAGCATTTATCAAATCAGTTAAACTCTCCTCAATTATATAGTCTTGTGCCTACATATTCTCATAATCCCGATTCATTCATATAACTCTTTTGTTTTGAAAGTATGAGTCGCTCCTTGTTCGTACCCTCTGCACCAACGTTAGCCCCCGATGAGCCGCTCTTTGTCCATGTCACACTGACGATTGCTCCATATTTTCCCCCAAGACGATACATGTCCATCAACTTCGATTGGTTTGTCCTCAGACCACATGCACACTTCGATTGGTTTGTCCTCAGACCACATGCACACTGTACAATAAGAGGTTCAGTTATGATATTACGCAAATGCCTCTCAATTCACAGAATATAtagtaattataataaataatagtacagCTTAAAGTAAAGAAATTGAAGGTAAGAtcacccaaatattataattacaTACTAAGAATCAAGATTTATCATGTTTATCTACTAAAATTAGAAATCATACTATTAAATTAGACATGTATTGAGGACAAGAAAATATGGGACCATACTCAAACATGACATTTATGACAGTATCAACTCatggataaaataaaatcaagaaatgAGCACAAAACTAATTCTCAAAAATCAATGTGAACAAAGTATTTGATACACacagcaaaaaaaaaacaggaCAAAAGCCCTTAGATATACATATAGAATGGAATGGTTTAATTTCATCTAACTCAAAAAATCACTATCTTTACATCATCATTTCATTTCCTATGGCTTCCATGCAAAGATTTCTGTGACCCTTCAAAAAGATCCAAAAGGTAATCCTCCAAATCATCAGCACTGTATTTGATGTGTTTCTCACTGATATGATTGCTGTGTCTCCCCACATATGTCCGGTACGCTTGGATCACCTTCAGCGACGTCGAGATCCGAAGGTCGTCTCGTAGCTGAGCGTCCGGGATCGACCACCCCGTCTGGCTCTTGTACACCTCCTCGAACGACAGGTAGAAGCTCTGCAGCCTCTCCTTGAGACTCCTCGATGACCCCGGGTTTTGGTACCCCTCGTCCCTCAATAGGGCGAGAATCGAGCTCCACGTGGCCCTCTCGTAGTTCATCGCGTGCTGCTGGAACTTCCAGTTGTGTTTCCGGATCCAACCGTCACCTAGCACGGTGCGGAGGTCGGACCCTTTCACCTTCTCAGCCATGTAATGGATGTTGTTCATCAAGAAGAGGCGTTGGAGAGATTCCTCCTTATATAGCTTCGCTTTCCCATCGAGGTTGGCTTCGAGAATCGAGATCAGGGACTTGAAGTGCACGGCCATGGCTGAGGCGGACGAGGATCCGCTGCTGccatcctcctcgtcctcgcccgatGGACTGGCATCGGGCGAGGTTGGGGCCGGATCATCCTCTTGGTCACGGCCCTTCAGCACGACGTCTAGGGTCCGTCTGTAGTCCATCAGCGCCTTGAAGTAGTTCATCACGTATCGAGTGAGCGGGTGAACCCCGCCTCCTGGGAATGCGTTGCTCGACACGTTGGACGCCACGGCATGCTCGAACTCGATGAAGGTCGTCTTCGCGCACTCCCCTAGCCTCTCCAGCACGTCCTGGCACTCGGTCCTAACGCAGGATCCGGCCTCTGtaaaaaaatcatggattaaatatgcccggtcaatggattttgaccaaataataaatgtgacgagacatttaattttgtgaaattaaatgacatagcgtcgatctacattttacgtaggtaaatgtagtatattcactttctcaaatccgatttccggtgagtgagaaatagtggattaaagttgggcataattagcttttaattaaagcttggagatggagcttagggaataattaactagtgttaattatcccacattggaggattaacacatctttaatgtgtataaattaagtgactttatgttacttaataattatagtggaccaagatgggtgaaagagcccacacgcgcgcacacgcgcgcgccgccgccgcccgcccgcccgagcccgagcccgtgcccgtgcccgtgcacgtgctcgtgctcgtgctcgtgctcgtggtcgcgggcgcgggccgcgggcctcgggcctcgggcccgggcccgagcccgatcccgagcccgatcccgatctcgatctcgatcttggacttggacttggatcttggcaattggtctttgggtggtctttgggcttggtgcttggcccaaactattctttttggaccaccgccgagtcagcaatccaagtggcttgacacgtcgtcaagcgaggcacagtcacggttgccacgtgagaaatccacacgctccacacacggatggcacactcctgccacacgtctgtaaccgacgtcggttacgaattgccatgatgacagccatcatggctgttgaccccctgcagtggactgagcctataaataggccagccattccatgcatcactacacaattcaaaaagcattctgcatcataagctctctccctctccctgcatagttttttctgtcgaagctctgccctctcctccatccagttcgccggagctctgttgattgcggtgctgcatcaatagagacgtagccgttttacctttggggacgacacgccaaaccgaagagcactaccggggcgtatctcgtcttgcgggaagaggcctcctcgactcggctaatcacactggtttagtagtttcgattatacgttgtatttttaagttcagttcttcctttcctttcttttgggttgtattacgcccggtagttatctttgtaatcccagaaaccaacaatcgcaagacgagataacttgcctttgaaggaatttggacttctaaactgaactaaaactttcgaaatattaaacacctttgctggagatgtctaccgactccaacaccgccgctgccaccaccgccgccgccattccctccaccatggcgaccactggaccggtcaacacttcatcgattccctcgatgatgccaactcctggcttcccagccgcttcatccaccgtcccttgggtttgggacaaccccttcggggcgtccactggttccacctttggtggttcggttggttccacttttagtggttccttcggatcctttaatggatcgagtgttggtgccttcgggctcaatactagtgttggatctttcgggatcaacacgaatgctggggccttcgggtctcatgcgggtgctagtcccttcggggctggtacgaccatggcgggctctatgcccaacatgaatggtgggggctctatgcccaaccaagttgttggctccttcgggggcaacggaattggttccttccaaggaccaactgcggcacctttggcaccaagaatgatgccacctgccgagaagccaccaaagtttggaggatctgacttcaagcggtggtaccagaagatgttgttctacttgacaacattgggcgtcgccaacttcctcacggagaacgagccgcccgcgccaagcgaccaagagactaggctcgaagtcatggcggactatgaagcttggagaaaaggggattatctatgtaaaaactttattttaagtgcattagatgatagcctctataatgtatactccaatgtaaccacatctaaacaaatgtgggaaagcctagagaagaaatatagcatagacaatgctgcagggactgaacaggttgtagcatccaagtttatggactacaagatggtcgactctcgacccgtcatggagcaagtc from Salvia splendens isolate huo1 chromosome 15, SspV2, whole genome shotgun sequence encodes the following:
- the LOC121768961 gene encoding glycine-rich RNA-binding protein 2, mitochondrial-like — translated: MAFLNRVGNVLKQAVSKHVSSQYLAPSALIFQAVRSMSTSAKLFVGGLSYSTDDTSLQEAFSQYGEVVEARVILDRETGRSRGFGFITFTSTEAASSAIQAFDGQDLHGRRVRVNYATEKPRGGGFGGGYGGGGGGYGGGGYGGGGYGGGGYSGGGGYGGGQGGNYGRGGYQSGGGGYDGGNLYLSQSGGFGGSGNYPSGGEGAFGGGGNSVQADGNYSSSGQTGFSSFSDFGTTGGAGEIPEAVGGQTEAGDEGFGQDSFRKEDNEEPSDYANTQK